A single region of the Changchengzhania lutea genome encodes:
- the nifJ gene encoding pyruvate:ferredoxin (flavodoxin) oxidoreductase yields MENQFQKLICDANEAVAKIAHKTNEVCAIYPITPASPMGEHVDVYSSKGQKNIWDNIPRIVEMQSEGGAAGAVHGALQAGALTTTFTASQGLLLMIPNMYKMAGELLPSVIHVAARTIATHALSIFGDHSDVMATRQTGFSMLFGGSVQEAHDFALISQVATLKSRVPFLNIFDGFRTSHEISKIDGIPDDVIIDMMPEDAIMDHKKRSLDPDHPVIRGTSQNPDVFFQAREAANTFYEKVPGIVEDTMNEFYKHTGRRYSLFYYEGHPKAERVIILMGSGEGAARETVEAMVKNGEKVGVLFVRLFRPFSIKHFVNELPETVKKIAVLDRTKEPGSIGEPLYQDVITALNESDREMPVVVGGRYGLSSKEFTPQMVKGVYDELLDNKPKNHFTVGINDDVTFTSLPIDESFTIERHTINCMFYGLGSDGTVGANKNSIKIIGDTTDNFVQGYFVYDSKKAGAQTISHLRFGPKPIYSSYLIDKADFIASHQFNFIEKYNMVADLKHGGTFLLNSPYSKDDIWDYLPKRIQKEIIEKEANFYVIDATKVAEASNLGKRTNTVLQTCFFAISGILPKDEAIQRIKDAIVKSYSHKGEGIVKMNFTAVDNSLANLQKVDYPKEITSEIHLQTAMHNAPDGFVTEVLEKILGGFGDELPVSAFPVDGTFPTGTTQYEKSGIADKVPVWDDINLCTQCNKCVAICPHAAIRAKVVSNDELANKPDSLQAVAAKGRPFNKVEESYVLQVSPQDCTGCDLCVAVCPAVSKEDPDFKSINMHKKLEVEAVEDVNWDYFIDLPDYNRTELQITNVKGSQFLEPLFEFSGACSGCGETPYIKLLTQLYGDSILIANATGCSSIYGGNLPTTPYKTNQFGRGPAWANSLFEDNAEFGLGMKLALSKKQEISVNLLKSIEKEVGKDLVDAILNNPEKTEAEKEENFKNLDKLKIKLARIDNENAKKLSHLTEYLRKKSVWILGGDGWAYDIGFGGVDHILATGEDINIMVLDTEVYSNTGGQTSKATPLGASAKFSVSGKRTSKKSLALQAVSYENVYVAQIAIGAKDLQTLKAIEEAEAYPGPSIIIAYSHCGEHGYDLAHGASQQEKAVESGYWPLFRFDPSKPKGKKFRLDSKAPSIPLKDFMYNETRFSRVAKDNAELGAKLLEQAQTEVNSKWERLELYRDM; encoded by the coding sequence ATGGAAAATCAATTCCAAAAGTTAATCTGCGACGCAAATGAAGCTGTTGCAAAAATAGCTCATAAAACAAATGAGGTGTGTGCCATTTACCCAATAACACCTGCATCTCCTATGGGCGAACACGTCGATGTGTACAGCTCGAAAGGTCAGAAAAACATTTGGGACAATATCCCTAGAATTGTAGAAATGCAGAGCGAAGGTGGCGCTGCAGGAGCCGTCCATGGGGCTTTACAAGCTGGTGCACTAACTACAACTTTTACAGCTTCTCAAGGATTACTTCTTATGATTCCTAATATGTATAAAATGGCAGGTGAATTATTACCTTCCGTAATACACGTAGCCGCAAGAACGATAGCCACGCATGCGCTTTCAATTTTTGGCGACCATTCAGATGTTATGGCTACTAGACAAACAGGATTCTCCATGCTATTTGGGGGATCAGTTCAAGAGGCTCACGATTTTGCTCTTATTTCACAAGTAGCAACATTAAAATCCAGAGTGCCTTTCCTAAATATTTTTGATGGCTTTAGAACCTCTCACGAGATTTCTAAAATAGATGGTATCCCTGATGATGTTATTATTGATATGATGCCAGAAGACGCTATTATGGATCACAAAAAACGCTCGCTTGATCCAGATCATCCTGTCATTAGAGGGACTTCTCAAAACCCGGATGTATTCTTCCAAGCCAGAGAGGCCGCCAATACGTTTTATGAAAAAGTTCCTGGTATTGTTGAAGACACAATGAATGAATTCTACAAGCATACGGGACGTAGATATAGTTTGTTCTATTATGAAGGTCACCCCAAAGCAGAACGTGTTATTATACTCATGGGCTCTGGCGAAGGTGCGGCACGGGAAACCGTGGAAGCCATGGTGAAAAATGGCGAAAAAGTAGGGGTACTATTTGTTCGCTTGTTTAGACCATTTTCAATAAAGCACTTTGTTAATGAGTTGCCTGAAACCGTTAAAAAAATAGCAGTTCTTGACAGAACCAAAGAACCAGGAAGTATTGGCGAACCCTTATACCAAGATGTTATTACGGCATTAAATGAAAGTGATAGGGAAATGCCTGTTGTAGTTGGAGGCCGTTACGGTTTATCCTCAAAAGAATTTACGCCTCAAATGGTTAAAGGTGTTTATGACGAATTACTGGACAATAAACCCAAAAACCACTTTACGGTTGGTATTAACGACGATGTCACTTTTACAAGTTTACCAATTGATGAATCTTTTACAATAGAACGCCATACCATTAACTGTATGTTTTATGGTTTAGGATCTGATGGTACTGTTGGAGCTAATAAAAACTCCATTAAAATTATTGGTGATACCACAGATAATTTTGTACAAGGGTACTTTGTTTACGACTCTAAAAAAGCCGGTGCACAAACCATTTCCCACTTGCGTTTTGGTCCAAAACCAATTTATTCTTCATACTTAATTGATAAAGCAGATTTCATTGCCAGCCATCAATTCAATTTTATTGAAAAATATAATATGGTTGCCGATTTAAAACACGGGGGCACATTCTTATTGAATTCACCATATTCCAAAGACGACATTTGGGATTATTTACCAAAGCGAATTCAAAAGGAAATTATCGAAAAAGAAGCCAATTTCTATGTAATTGATGCTACAAAAGTAGCTGAAGCATCCAATCTTGGCAAACGCACAAACACGGTATTACAAACGTGTTTCTTTGCTATTTCAGGTATTTTACCAAAAGATGAAGCCATTCAAAGAATTAAAGATGCCATTGTAAAATCTTACTCTCATAAAGGAGAGGGGATAGTTAAAATGAATTTTACTGCGGTTGATAATTCGCTCGCCAATCTTCAAAAAGTAGATTATCCTAAAGAAATTACCAGCGAAATACATTTACAAACCGCGATGCACAATGCTCCAGATGGATTTGTTACCGAAGTGTTGGAAAAAATATTAGGCGGATTTGGAGATGAGCTTCCTGTAAGCGCATTCCCCGTAGATGGCACTTTCCCAACAGGAACTACACAATACGAAAAAAGTGGTATTGCAGACAAAGTACCTGTTTGGGACGATATTAATTTATGCACACAGTGTAATAAGTGCGTTGCTATTTGTCCGCACGCAGCCATTAGAGCAAAAGTTGTTAGTAATGACGAATTAGCAAATAAACCTGATTCCTTACAAGCAGTTGCTGCAAAAGGCAGACCTTTTAATAAAGTGGAAGAGTCTTATGTACTTCAAGTATCTCCTCAAGACTGTACGGGTTGCGACCTTTGTGTTGCTGTTTGTCCGGCTGTAAGCAAAGAAGATCCAGACTTTAAATCGATCAACATGCATAAAAAGCTTGAAGTGGAAGCTGTAGAAGATGTAAATTGGGATTACTTTATAGATTTACCTGATTATAATAGAACGGAGTTGCAAATAACAAACGTAAAAGGATCCCAATTCCTAGAGCCTTTATTCGAATTCTCTGGAGCCTGTTCCGGTTGCGGCGAAACACCATATATTAAATTATTGACACAGCTTTATGGAGATAGTATATTAATTGCAAATGCGACAGGATGTTCTTCAATTTATGGCGGTAATTTACCAACAACACCATATAAAACCAATCAATTTGGTAGAGGTCCTGCTTGGGCTAATTCTTTATTTGAAGATAATGCTGAATTTGGTTTAGGGATGAAATTAGCTTTAAGCAAGAAACAGGAAATTTCCGTAAACTTACTTAAATCTATTGAAAAGGAAGTTGGAAAAGACTTAGTTGATGCTATATTAAATAATCCTGAAAAAACCGAAGCTGAAAAGGAAGAGAATTTTAAAAATTTAGACAAATTAAAAATCAAACTAGCCCGTATCGACAATGAAAATGCTAAAAAATTGTCTCACCTAACTGAATATTTACGTAAAAAATCAGTATGGATTTTAGGTGGCGATGGTTGGGCTTACGATATTGGATTTGGTGGCGTGGATCACATCTTAGCGACAGGGGAGGACATCAATATTATGGTGTTGGATACCGAAGTATATTCCAATACAGGCGGACAAACCTCTAAGGCTACACCATTAGGAGCAAGTGCAAAATTTTCGGTTTCCGGTAAACGCACAAGTAAAAAGAGTTTAGCACTACAGGCCGTTTCATACGAAAATGTGTATGTTGCCCAAATCGCTATAGGAGCCAAAGACCTTCAAACCCTTAAGGCCATTGAAGAAGCTGAAGCGTATCCTGGACCATCAATAATAATTGCTTACTCTCATTGTGGTGAACATGGATATGATCTAGCACATGGCGCTTCACAGCAAGAAAAAGCGGTAGAAAGCGGTTATTGGCCATTATTTAGATTTGACCCATCCAAGCCAAAAGGCAAGAAGTTTAGATTAGATTCAAAGGCACCTTCAATTCCTCTAAAAGACTTTATGTATAATGAAACACGTTTTTCTAGAGTTGCTAAGGACAATGCAGAACTTGGAGCCAAACTTCTTGAGCAAGCTCAAACTGAGGTTAATTCCAAATGGGAACGTTTAGAACTTTACAGAGATATGTAA
- a CDS encoding HEPN domain-containing protein, with amino-acid sequence MENEAIKYFVNAAQKLNQANKELFKPEEDIVTYLVCKNSQYAIENYLKGYLLKKGFNPSEYKTIDSLYEQCKRINKDFEKVDLSDFNCKASPSLESKYCNDVSKVSKCFDAADELDTFLRKEKII; translated from the coding sequence ATGGAAAATGAAGCTATCAAGTATTTTGTAAATGCTGCTCAAAAATTGAATCAAGCTAACAAAGAGTTATTTAAACCAGAAGAGGATATTGTCACGTATTTAGTTTGCAAAAATTCTCAGTATGCCATCGAAAATTATCTAAAAGGTTATCTTTTGAAAAAGGGTTTTAATCCTAGTGAATACAAAACCATAGACAGCCTTTATGAACAGTGTAAAAGAATAAATAAAGATTTTGAAAAAGTAGATTTATCAGACTTCAATTGTAAAGCTTCTCCTAGTTTAGAATCAAAATATTGTAATGATGTTTCAAAAGTTAGCAAATGTTTTGATGCAGCAGATGAACTAGACACATTTCTTAGAAAAGAAAAAATTATTTAA
- a CDS encoding NifU family protein translates to MSTEEIRLNVEKALEEIRPFLQSDGGDISLLSIEENNTLVKVQLLGACVGCSVNQMTLKSGVEMTIKKYAPQIEQVINIQA, encoded by the coding sequence ATGTCTACAGAAGAAATTAGGTTAAATGTTGAAAAAGCTTTAGAGGAAATCCGTCCGTTTTTGCAAAGCGATGGTGGTGATATTTCTTTGCTCTCTATCGAAGAAAACAATACCTTGGTCAAAGTACAATTATTAGGTGCCTGCGTAGGGTGTAGTGTCAATCAAATGACTTTAAAGTCGGGTGTAGAGATGACCATTAAAAAATATGCACCTCAAATTGAACAAGTGATTAATATTCAAGCTTAA
- a CDS encoding Mrp/NBP35 family ATP-binding protein, whose product MKLNKQDIFKALQTLTAPGEGENMVDSGAVKNVMTFGDEVIVDITIKNPSLQAKKRTEVDILKTIHEQVYEKAKITVNVKVEAPEQPKAHVIKGKAVPGIQNIIAVASGKGGVGKSTVTANLAVTLAKMGFKVGVLDADIYGPSIPIMFDVASEKPLAVNIDGKSKMKPVENYGVKVLSIGFFTQPDQAVVWRGPMAAKALNQMIFDAHWGELDFMLIDLPPGTGDIHLSIMQSLPITGALIVSTPQNVALADAKKGVAMFQQESINVPVLGIIENMAYFTPEELPDNKYYIFGKEGAKHLAEDLKVPFLGELPLVQSIREAGDVGRPAALQTATELEKAFELLTQNVVQELVKRNDALPATEAIKITTMAGCSAIKK is encoded by the coding sequence ATGAAACTCAACAAACAAGATATATTTAAAGCATTACAAACACTTACTGCACCTGGTGAGGGAGAAAATATGGTAGATAGTGGTGCCGTTAAAAATGTAATGACTTTTGGTGATGAGGTTATTGTAGATATTACGATTAAAAACCCGAGCCTTCAGGCTAAAAAACGCACCGAAGTTGATATTTTAAAAACCATTCATGAGCAGGTTTATGAGAAGGCCAAAATTACGGTCAATGTAAAAGTTGAAGCACCAGAGCAACCTAAAGCCCATGTTATAAAAGGAAAGGCTGTTCCGGGCATTCAAAATATTATTGCTGTAGCTTCTGGTAAAGGAGGTGTTGGTAAATCTACGGTTACCGCTAATTTGGCAGTAACCTTAGCTAAAATGGGCTTCAAGGTTGGTGTTTTAGACGCTGATATTTATGGACCATCCATTCCTATTATGTTTGATGTGGCATCTGAAAAACCTTTAGCTGTTAATATAGACGGTAAATCTAAAATGAAGCCTGTTGAAAATTACGGTGTAAAAGTATTATCTATTGGGTTTTTTACCCAACCTGACCAAGCCGTGGTTTGGCGTGGGCCTATGGCGGCAAAAGCCTTAAATCAAATGATTTTTGATGCGCATTGGGGTGAACTTGACTTTATGCTAATTGATTTACCTCCTGGAACGGGGGACATTCATCTAAGTATTATGCAATCACTTCCTATTACCGGTGCTTTAATAGTGAGCACCCCTCAAAACGTGGCGCTTGCAGATGCTAAAAAAGGTGTGGCCATGTTTCAACAAGAGAGTATTAATGTCCCCGTATTAGGGATTATTGAAAATATGGCTTACTTTACACCAGAAGAGTTGCCAGATAACAAGTATTATATTTTTGGTAAAGAAGGGGCTAAACATTTGGCCGAAGATTTAAAAGTGCCATTTTTAGGTGAACTTCCTTTGGTGCAGAGTATTCGTGAAGCAGGTGATGTTGGTCGACCAGCAGCCTTACAAACGGCAACGGAATTAGAGAAAGCCTTTGAGCTTTTAACACAGAACGTGGTACAGGAACTAGTAAAAAGAAATGATGCTTTGCCGGCTACAGAAGCCATAAAAATAACGACAATGGCTGGTTGTTCGGCCATAAAGAAATAA
- a CDS encoding MGMT family protein, which produces MKPETLNFFDKVYEVAKCIPYGRVTSYGAIATYLGAARSARMVGYAMNGSGGKGVPAHRVVNKKGLLTGKHHFEGTNLMQQLLESEGVVVIENQIQNFKEIFWEPSKEL; this is translated from the coding sequence ATGAAGCCGGAAACTTTAAATTTTTTCGATAAGGTTTATGAGGTGGCAAAATGCATACCGTATGGCAGAGTCACCAGTTATGGTGCCATTGCAACCTATTTGGGCGCCGCAAGAAGTGCACGTATGGTAGGCTATGCCATGAATGGCTCTGGCGGTAAAGGTGTTCCAGCACACAGGGTCGTCAATAAGAAAGGTTTATTAACTGGAAAACACCATTTTGAGGGTACAAACCTGATGCAGCAGCTTTTAGAAAGTGAAGGCGTCGTGGTTATAGAGAATCAAATTCAGAATTTTAAAGAAATTTTTTGGGAACCTTCAAAGGAATTATAA
- a CDS encoding LysE family transporter, which yields MNLTFVFVLGLIVALIGVIPPGLLNMTAAKISLKEGHSRGIMFSIGVCVIVAIQTYIAAIFASYLSNHSEVVDILQRVAFIVFVLITVYFLLIAKKQTKQKIEPKVRSKYSRFLQGVLLSAINVFPIPYQAYMTITLASFGWLELTQINIISYVAGAAMGTFVMLYMYIFFFDMIKEKSFTSQKNMNYVIGGITGIISIVTLFNILKEL from the coding sequence GTGAATTTAACTTTTGTATTTGTTTTAGGCTTAATTGTAGCATTAATAGGGGTTATTCCACCTGGTTTGCTAAATATGACAGCTGCAAAAATAAGCCTTAAAGAGGGGCATAGTAGAGGAATTATGTTCTCTATTGGGGTTTGCGTTATCGTTGCTATTCAAACCTATATTGCAGCGATTTTTGCGAGTTATTTAAGTAATCATTCAGAAGTAGTAGACATTCTTCAACGTGTTGCCTTTATTGTTTTTGTGCTTATTACTGTATATTTCTTGCTCATCGCAAAAAAACAAACCAAACAGAAAATTGAACCCAAAGTAAGAAGCAAGTACAGTCGATTTTTACAAGGTGTTTTGTTGTCTGCTATAAATGTGTTTCCAATTCCTTACCAAGCCTATATGACCATAACTTTGGCATCTTTTGGATGGTTAGAACTCACTCAAATTAACATCATATCCTATGTAGCAGGTGCGGCTATGGGAACCTTTGTTATGCTCTATATGTATATTTTCTTCTTTGATATGATTAAAGAGAAATCTTTTACATCTCAGAAAAACATGAACTATGTTATTGGAGGAATTACCGGAATCATTTCCATAGTTACACTGTTTAATATCCTTAAGGAGCTATAA
- the trmB gene encoding tRNA (guanosine(46)-N7)-methyltransferase TrmB has product MGSKNKLKRFRENETFSNVFQPTRDDLVNGNFALKGNWNTTIFKNNNPLILELGCGKGEYSVALAQKYSNKNFVGIDIKGARFWRGAKTALEDDMSNVAFLRTQIELIDHAFAENEVDEIWITFPDPQIKYKRTKHRMTNSTFLKRYKHILKPEGVVNLKTDSEFMHGYTLGLLHGAGHEVLYANHNVYKQEGSPEDVTAIQTFYESQYLEHNKPITYIRFKISN; this is encoded by the coding sequence TTGGGAAGCAAAAACAAACTTAAAAGATTTAGGGAGAACGAAACATTCTCCAATGTATTTCAGCCAACTAGGGACGATTTGGTAAATGGTAATTTTGCCCTTAAAGGAAATTGGAACACAACGATATTTAAAAACAATAATCCGCTAATCTTAGAACTGGGTTGTGGTAAGGGTGAGTATTCGGTTGCTCTGGCACAAAAATATTCTAATAAAAACTTTGTGGGTATCGATATCAAGGGAGCTAGATTCTGGCGTGGAGCTAAAACAGCTCTTGAAGATGATATGTCTAACGTCGCTTTTTTAAGAACCCAAATAGAGCTTATCGACCATGCCTTTGCTGAGAATGAAGTAGACGAAATCTGGATCACTTTTCCAGATCCTCAAATAAAATATAAGCGTACCAAACACCGTATGACTAATTCGACATTTTTAAAACGCTATAAACATATTTTAAAACCAGAAGGCGTTGTAAATTTAAAGACCGATAGTGAATTTATGCATGGCTATACGCTTGGATTATTACATGGTGCTGGTCACGAGGTGCTTTATGCAAACCATAATGTGTACAAACAAGAAGGTAGTCCAGAAGATGTAACGGCCATACAAACATTTTACGAATCGCAATATTTAGAGCATAACAAACCAATTACGTATATTAGGTTTAAAATAAGCAATTAG
- a CDS encoding glycosyltransferase, with protein MKKRILVAPLCWGLGHATRCIPIIHALLDCEFEPVIASDGDALMLLQKEFPNLVSIALPSYNVSYTKKGEHLKYKMFKDSPKLIKAIRTEKKQVKRIIDTHEISGIISDNRLGIHSKKVPSVFITHQLNVLSGNTTWLTTKVHQHIIKKFDACWVPDVAGNPNLSGQLGHVKTHALPTEYIGPISRLEHKKIPAKYAVLILLSGPEPQRTYLEEMLLAVFKGSEKRIIMVKGLVDKSEERQVSGNFTIYNFMTTSLLEKTINESALVISRSGYTTIMDLAKLNKKAFFIPTPGQFEQEYLADRLTKSGLAPSCKQDDFTLDKLNDIENFKGLEALNYEVNYKRLFSLFKGE; from the coding sequence ATGAAAAAACGTATTTTAGTAGCACCGTTGTGTTGGGGTTTGGGGCATGCGACACGCTGTATCCCTATTATCCATGCTTTGTTGGATTGTGAGTTTGAACCCGTTATTGCAAGTGATGGTGATGCGTTGATGCTTTTACAAAAAGAATTTCCTAATCTTGTTTCTATTGCGTTACCTAGCTACAATGTGAGTTACACAAAAAAAGGTGAGCATTTAAAATATAAAATGTTTAAAGACTCGCCCAAGTTGATTAAAGCCATAAGAACCGAAAAAAAACAGGTAAAACGTATTATCGACACTCATGAGATCTCTGGTATTATTTCTGACAACAGATTAGGTATTCATAGTAAAAAAGTGCCTTCGGTGTTTATAACCCATCAACTTAATGTTTTAAGTGGAAACACCACATGGCTCACGACTAAAGTTCATCAACATATTATCAAGAAGTTTGATGCGTGTTGGGTACCAGATGTAGCAGGCAATCCAAATTTGAGTGGTCAATTAGGACATGTTAAAACGCATGCTCTACCTACTGAATATATTGGGCCAATAAGTAGATTAGAACACAAAAAAATACCTGCTAAATACGCTGTTTTAATATTACTTTCTGGACCAGAACCGCAGCGTACATATCTAGAAGAAATGCTTTTAGCCGTTTTTAAGGGTTCTGAAAAAAGGATCATTATGGTCAAAGGGCTCGTCGACAAAAGTGAAGAGCGGCAGGTTAGTGGAAATTTTACAATTTATAATTTTATGACCACATCGCTTTTAGAAAAAACCATTAATGAAAGTGCTTTGGTAATTTCGAGATCTGGCTATACCACGATCATGGATTTGGCAAAACTTAATAAAAAAGCTTTTTTTATACCGACCCCAGGACAGTTTGAACAGGAGTACTTAGCCGATCGATTGACAAAATCAGGACTAGCCCCCAGTTGTAAACAAGATGATTTTACTTTAGACAAGCTCAATGACATTGAAAATTTTAAAGGTCTTGAAGCACTAAATTACGAAGTAAATTACAAGCGGTTATTTAGCCTTTTCAAGGGTGAATGA
- a CDS encoding sensor histidine kinase translates to MQSKFKRTYKFAINTSFFITFFTTLLMSVFLFLFNLKVVWWAYIVFSISVYIFSFFVIQHRVEKFIYRRVKKIYDDLTLLESASLSKGSVTTDMRTLTEEIDKFARDKKIEIETLKVREKYRKEFLGNISHELKTPLFTVQGYILTLLDGAMNDKNTREKYLARASKGIERLGYIIKDLDMITKLEVGDLSLKIEKFDIIELVKSVFDMLEMKANKNKITLTFDMDYNTPVMVKADKERIQQVLVNLIVNSLKYGRAKGTTEVSIENLIKNKVIVRVTDNGEGIKNYHLPRLFERFYRVDKSGSRKEGGSGLGLSIVKHIIEAHQEKIYVESEYGVGSEFSFTLEKAK, encoded by the coding sequence ATGCAATCAAAATTCAAAAGAACATACAAATTTGCGATAAATACCTCTTTTTTTATCACTTTTTTTACAACGCTCTTAATGAGTGTTTTTTTATTCCTATTTAATTTGAAAGTGGTCTGGTGGGCCTATATTGTATTTTCAATTTCGGTATATATTTTTTCATTTTTTGTTATTCAGCACCGCGTTGAAAAGTTTATCTACCGAAGGGTAAAAAAAATCTATGATGACTTGACCCTTCTAGAATCTGCAAGCTTATCAAAGGGGTCTGTTACCACGGACATGAGAACACTTACCGAAGAAATTGATAAGTTTGCTCGTGATAAGAAAATTGAAATAGAAACGCTTAAAGTGCGTGAAAAGTACAGGAAAGAGTTTTTAGGGAATATATCACACGAATTAAAGACCCCGCTCTTTACAGTTCAAGGTTATATATTGACGCTTTTGGACGGTGCCATGAACGATAAAAATACGAGAGAGAAGTATTTAGCGCGTGCTAGTAAAGGGATTGAACGGCTGGGGTATATTATTAAAGATTTGGATATGATTACCAAATTGGAAGTTGGTGATTTAAGTTTGAAAATTGAAAAATTTGATATTATAGAGTTGGTAAAAAGTGTTTTTGATATGTTAGAGATGAAGGCTAACAAGAATAAAATCACACTGACTTTCGATATGGATTATAACACTCCTGTCATGGTAAAGGCTGATAAGGAACGTATTCAACAAGTATTAGTTAATCTTATCGTGAATTCCTTGAAATACGGACGTGCCAAGGGAACAACAGAAGTAAGTATCGAAAACCTTATCAAGAATAAAGTTATTGTGCGTGTCACAGATAACGGTGAAGGCATAAAAAATTATCATTTACCACGCTTATTCGAACGTTTTTATCGCGTCGATAAAAGTGGCTCAAGAAAAGAAGGTGGCTCTGGTTTAGGGCTCTCCATAGTCAAGCACATTATCGAAGCGCACCAAGAAAAAATTTATGTGGAAAGTGAATATGGCGTTGGTAGTGAGTTTTCATTCACCCTTGAAAAGGCTAAATAA
- a CDS encoding response regulator transcription factor yields the protein MNKKDIKILLVDDEPDILEIVGYNLSNEGYQVITAENGLQGVKKAKKELPHLIILDVMMPEMDGIEACELIRNHPKLKNTIITFLTARGEDYSQVAGFDAGADDYIAKPIKPKVLISKVKALLRRYKEEPKDATVKIGNLVINRDEYKILLKGKEIILPRKEFELLSLLASKPGKVFKRDEILDRVWGNEVVVGGRTIDVHIRKLREKLGDHSFKTVKGVGYKFVD from the coding sequence ATGAATAAGAAAGATATAAAGATTTTATTGGTTGATGATGAACCAGATATATTAGAGATTGTTGGTTACAACTTATCAAACGAAGGGTATCAAGTAATAACTGCCGAAAATGGATTACAAGGCGTTAAAAAAGCAAAAAAGGAATTGCCACATCTTATAATTCTCGATGTGATGATGCCTGAGATGGATGGTATTGAGGCTTGCGAATTGATTAGAAATCACCCCAAATTAAAAAATACGATTATTACTTTTTTAACAGCTCGGGGTGAAGACTATTCTCAAGTAGCAGGGTTTGATGCTGGTGCAGATGATTACATAGCAAAACCTATTAAACCTAAGGTTTTGATAAGCAAAGTAAAAGCTTTATTAAGGCGCTATAAAGAGGAACCAAAAGATGCCACAGTTAAAATTGGTAACCTAGTGATTAATCGTGACGAATATAAAATTCTACTAAAAGGCAAAGAAATAATCTTACCAAGAAAAGAGTTTGAATTATTATCTTTACTCGCATCAAAACCAGGGAAAGTGTTTAAACGTGATGAAATTCTAGATAGGGTTTGGGGTAATGAAGTCGTTGTTGGCGGAAGGACCATAGATGTACACATTAGAAAATTACGTGAGAAATTAGGAGATCATAGCTTTAAAACAGTAAAAGGTGTGGGCTATAAGTTTGTAGATTAA
- a CDS encoding T9SS type A sorting domain-containing protein: protein MLKNYAFTLILTLTCLISQHGFSQDGVRNTAMQQHNIEGLTIYPNPVNNGRQFINITSKLHLTKTVEFYNVLGKKIFSTVMVGKELNISKFSTGVYILKITENNISETRKLVIK from the coding sequence ATGTTGAAAAACTACGCGTTTACCTTAATATTGACTTTAACATGTTTGATAAGCCAACACGGATTTTCACAAGATGGCGTTAGAAATACTGCTATGCAGCAGCATAATATCGAAGGTCTTACCATATATCCTAACCCTGTTAATAATGGCAGGCAATTTATAAATATTACATCAAAACTTCATTTAACTAAAACTGTGGAATTTTATAACGTTTTAGGGAAAAAGATTTTTTCAACCGTTATGGTTGGTAAGGAATTAAATATATCCAAGTTTAGCACTGGGGTTTATATTTTAAAGATTACCGAAAACAACATTAGTGAAACTCGCAAATTAGTCATAAAATAA